One genomic window of Vibrio parahaemolyticus includes the following:
- a CDS encoding ABC transporter substrate-binding protein produces the protein MLANIKKTALATAIIATATTGFASVATAAERSELTIHPKEFTTFVRNFNPFLGATNLHTTTDFIYEPLVVFNEMHGNTPVFRLAENFKMADDLMSVTFDIRKGVKWSDGQAFTADDVVYSFNLVKEKPELDQSGINSWVTGVEKVNDYQVKFRLSEANSNVPYEIAKVPVVPKHVWSKVKDPATFTNENPVGSGPFTVIDTFTPQLYIQCQNPNYWDADNLDVDCLRVPQIANNDQFLGKIVNGEMDWTSSFVPDIDRTYAAASPNHHYWYPPAGTQAFVVNFKNPDAAKNEALTNVDFRRAFSMALDRQTIIDIAFYGGGTVNDFASGLGYAFEAWSDEATHNKYKGYNTYNVEGAKKLLAKAGFKDVNKDGFVDTPSGKSFELLIQSPNGWTDFNNTVQLAVEQLAEVGIKARARTPDFSVYNQAMLEGTYDVAYTNYFHGADPHLYWDSGYNSKLQSGDGMPRFAMHFYKNDKLDSLLNSFYKTADKQEQLEIAHGIQQIIAQDQVTIPVLSGAYMYQYNTTRFTGWWNEENPKGRPNIWAGIPERLLHVLDLKPVK, from the coding sequence ATGCTTGCCAATATTAAAAAAACAGCACTAGCAACAGCAATTATTGCAACAGCTACTACAGGTTTTGCATCGGTAGCTACTGCGGCTGAACGCAGTGAACTGACTATCCACCCTAAAGAGTTTACAACTTTCGTTCGTAACTTTAACCCTTTCTTGGGTGCAACTAACTTGCACACAACAACCGACTTCATCTACGAGCCACTAGTTGTTTTCAACGAAATGCACGGTAACACTCCGGTATTCCGTCTAGCTGAAAACTTCAAAATGGCTGACGACCTAATGAGCGTAACTTTCGATATCCGTAAAGGCGTGAAATGGTCTGATGGTCAAGCATTCACTGCTGACGACGTTGTTTACTCTTTCAACCTAGTAAAAGAGAAACCTGAGCTAGACCAGTCAGGCATCAACTCTTGGGTTACTGGTGTTGAGAAAGTTAACGACTACCAAGTTAAATTCCGTCTAAGCGAAGCAAACTCTAACGTTCCTTACGAAATTGCTAAAGTACCAGTTGTACCTAAGCACGTATGGAGCAAAGTGAAAGATCCAGCAACGTTTACTAACGAAAATCCTGTAGGTTCAGGCCCATTCACAGTGATCGATACGTTCACTCCACAATTGTACATCCAATGTCAAAACCCGAACTACTGGGATGCTGACAACCTAGATGTTGACTGTCTACGTGTACCTCAAATCGCAAACAACGACCAATTCCTAGGTAAGATTGTTAACGGCGAGATGGACTGGACTTCTTCATTCGTTCCTGACATTGACCGTACTTACGCTGCAGCAAGCCCGAACCATCACTACTGGTACCCGCCAGCAGGTACTCAAGCGTTCGTAGTGAACTTCAAAAACCCAGACGCTGCTAAGAACGAAGCACTAACAAACGTTGACTTCCGTCGCGCGTTCTCTATGGCGCTTGACCGTCAAACTATCATCGACATCGCATTCTACGGTGGCGGTACAGTGAACGACTTCGCATCTGGCCTTGGCTACGCATTCGAAGCTTGGTCTGACGAAGCAACTCACAACAAGTACAAAGGCTACAACACGTACAACGTTGAAGGTGCTAAGAAACTTCTAGCGAAAGCTGGCTTCAAAGACGTGAACAAAGATGGCTTCGTAGACACACCATCAGGTAAGTCTTTTGAGCTTCTAATTCAATCGCCAAACGGTTGGACGGACTTCAACAACACCGTACAACTAGCGGTTGAGCAACTAGCTGAAGTTGGTATTAAAGCACGTGCTCGTACTCCAGACTTCTCTGTGTACAACCAAGCAATGCTAGAAGGTACTTACGACGTTGCTTACACCAACTACTTCCACGGTGCAGATCCACACTTGTACTGGGATAGCGGTTACAACTCGAAGCTACAATCTGGCGATGGTATGCCTCGTTTCGCGATGCACTTCTACAAGAATGACAAGCTAGACAGTCTACTTAACAGCTTCTACAAAACAGCTGATAAGCAAGAGCAGCTAGAAATCGCTCATGGTATCCAGCAAATCATCGCTCAGGATCAAGTTACTATCCCTGTGTTGTCTGGCGCTTACATGTACCAATACAACACAACTCGCTTCACTGGTTGGTGGAACGAAGAAAATCCTAAGGGCCGTCCAAACATTTGGGCTGGTATCCCAGAGCGTCTACTTCACGTACTGGACCTAAAACCAGTTAAATAA
- a CDS encoding ABC transporter permease, translated as MGYFLRRLSFYLVALLVAATLNFIIPRAMPGDPVTMMFANASVQVTPERIAAMKELLGFVDGPIYIQYLSYIKNILSWELGTSIQFYPLSVNSLLGSAFGWSLFLAGTAVVLSFSIASVLGIFAAWKRGSRYDAFVTPGTLIIQAIPQMVIAMLALFTFSIGLKWFPSGYAYTPGTVPDWSSWAFIKDVGYHAVLPLFCATIVQIGGFLVNMRNNMINLLAEDYITMAKGKGLSENRVVFNYAARNALLPSVTALSMSLGMAIGGQLIIEMIFNYPGLGTVLLNAIHARDYQVLQGQLIIMTMFMLCFNLMADMLYMILDPRLRKGGK; from the coding sequence ATGGGTTATTTTTTAAGACGTTTGTCGTTCTATCTTGTCGCGCTCTTAGTTGCGGCGACGTTAAACTTTATTATTCCGCGAGCAATGCCTGGTGACCCAGTTACCATGATGTTTGCGAACGCTTCAGTACAGGTAACGCCAGAGCGAATCGCAGCAATGAAAGAATTGCTAGGTTTCGTTGATGGTCCTATTTACATCCAATACCTGTCCTACATTAAAAACATTCTAAGCTGGGAGCTAGGTACTTCAATTCAGTTCTATCCGCTTTCAGTAAACTCTCTACTTGGCAGTGCATTTGGCTGGTCTCTGTTCCTAGCTGGTACAGCGGTTGTACTTTCTTTCTCAATCGCATCAGTTCTTGGCATCTTCGCCGCTTGGAAACGTGGTAGTCGTTACGATGCCTTCGTAACACCAGGCACACTGATCATCCAAGCTATCCCACAAATGGTTATCGCAATGCTAGCGCTGTTTACCTTTTCAATTGGCTTGAAATGGTTCCCATCTGGCTACGCTTATACACCAGGCACCGTGCCAGATTGGTCAAGCTGGGCATTCATTAAAGACGTTGGTTACCACGCGGTACTGCCTCTATTTTGTGCAACGATTGTTCAAATCGGTGGCTTCCTAGTAAACATGCGTAACAACATGATCAACCTTCTAGCTGAAGACTACATCACTATGGCTAAAGGTAAGGGTCTAAGCGAAAACCGTGTGGTATTTAACTACGCCGCTCGTAACGCCTTACTTCCAAGTGTGACTGCACTTTCAATGTCTCTAGGTATGGCAATCGGTGGTCAGTTGATTATCGAAATGATCTTCAACTACCCAGGCCTAGGTACTGTTCTACTGAACGCTATCCACGCACGTGACTACCAAGTACTTCAAGGTCAGCTAATTATCATGACGATGTTCATGCTGTGCTTCAACTTAATGGCTGACATGCTGTACATGATTCTAGACCCTCGCCTACGCAAGGGAGGCAAATAA
- a CDS encoding ABC transporter permease: MKNLFKLILGNSFARIGLAIITIFIFVAVAAPLITKHAPDKRTGNPHEYPSFVVKQAQSSPDGWVAKNLADDRRTLIMSKKADHVLGTSRMGRDIWSQVAYGARVSLGVGFGAGIIVCFLATVIGISAGYFGGKVDDVLSAAMNIMLVIPQYPLLFVLAAFIGEAGPLTIALIIAGTSWAWGARVVRSQTMALREKEFVKAAEVLGESPFRIIFVEILPNLIPIVGASFIGSVMLAINTEAVISFLGLGDANTISWGIMLYNVQTSSAMLIGAWWEVLAPCIALTLLVTGLALLNFAVDEIANPQLRSHKGMKRWKKLAAKDKKEREPELAPQNALWSGDK; encoded by the coding sequence ATGAAAAACTTATTCAAACTGATTTTAGGCAACTCGTTCGCACGTATTGGTTTAGCCATTATCACGATCTTCATCTTCGTTGCAGTGGCAGCACCATTAATTACAAAACACGCACCAGACAAGCGTACTGGTAATCCTCATGAGTACCCAAGCTTTGTTGTGAAACAAGCGCAAAGTAGCCCTGATGGATGGGTGGCTAAGAACCTAGCAGACGATCGTCGCACGCTGATTATGTCTAAAAAAGCAGATCACGTGTTAGGTACTAGCCGTATGGGCCGCGACATCTGGTCACAAGTGGCTTACGGTGCTCGCGTATCACTAGGGGTAGGCTTTGGTGCTGGCATCATCGTGTGTTTCCTAGCTACGGTCATTGGTATCTCGGCAGGTTACTTCGGCGGTAAAGTGGATGACGTATTGAGTGCTGCAATGAACATCATGCTGGTAATTCCTCAATATCCATTGCTGTTTGTATTGGCGGCATTCATTGGCGAGGCAGGTCCTCTCACCATTGCCTTAATTATTGCAGGTACCTCTTGGGCTTGGGGCGCTCGTGTTGTTCGCTCGCAAACCATGGCACTGCGTGAGAAAGAGTTCGTTAAAGCAGCCGAAGTTTTGGGTGAATCTCCATTCCGCATCATCTTCGTTGAAATTCTGCCAAACCTAATTCCTATCGTAGGTGCAAGCTTCATCGGTTCAGTAATGCTGGCAATCAACACCGAAGCCGTTATCTCGTTCTTGGGTCTTGGCGACGCAAACACCATCAGCTGGGGCATCATGCTGTACAACGTACAAACATCTTCAGCAATGTTGATTGGCGCATGGTGGGAAGTACTCGCACCTTGTATTGCACTGACACTACTGGTTACTGGCCTTGCTCTGTTGAACTTTGCCGTTGACGAAATTGCGAACCCTCAGCTTCGTTCTCACAAAGGCATGAAACGCTGGAAAAAACTAGCAGCAAAAGACAAGAAAGAGCGTGAGCCTGAATTGGCACCGCAAAATGCACTATGGAGCGGAGATAAATAA